The DNA region CCGAGGGGCGACGGCGAAGCCGTGCCCCGCGAGAATTTCAACTTTCGAATTTCGAAATTGGCACCTCAGGCACTCGGAGTCCATTGCTCCGTGCGCACGTGATCGGCGGGCACGCCCAGCTGTGACAGTTGGTGCGTGAGGTCGTCGACCATCCCCGGCGGCCCGCACAGGAAGCAGAGCGGCGCTGGCGGCCCCGCGAATCGGCGCAACAACGACAGGCCGATCCGTCCCCGGTGGCCCGCCCAGCCCTCGCCGGGGCGCCGCGTCACGGTGACCACGGCGTCCCCGCCGTGGTCGGCCTCCCACGACGCCAGTTCCTCGCGGTACGCGACATCGTCGGCATCCCGCACCGAGTACAGCAGGTGACGCGGGCCCTGGTGGCCCCGCGCCCGAGCCTCGCGCGCCAGCGATCGCAGAGGGGCCAGTCCCGTGCCGCCCGCGATGAACAGCAGCGGTGCCGTCGGCGGCAGGTCGTCCGGCAGGAGGAACGAGCCGTACGGGCCCTCGAAGTCCACACGCGCGCCGTCGCGCACGGCATCGAGGTGCCGCCCCAGGCTGCCCGACGGGCCGGCGCGCAGCAGGAACTCGATCCGGTCGTCGGTCGCGGTGTCGGCGGGGGCCGAGGCGATGGAATACGGGCGTCGTTCACGCTGGCCGTGCAGCCCGATCGACGCCGCCTGTCCCGCCTGGTAGGTGAAGGGCACGCCGTCGAGGGCGAGCACGAGTCGCCGGGTGGTCGGCGTGGGCGCCGTCAGGCTGCGGACGACGAGGGTCAGGGCGTCGGGCACGGGAGTCGCGAATCCGGGGGCGTGTGCGTGTGACGCGCGGTCAGGAGGTCCGTTCCTGTTGCCGGTAGTACCCTGTCTGGTACTCCTCGATGAGCGCCTTCATGCGCACCGCGTCCCTCTTCCGATGCCCGGCGCAGTGAATCGGGTTCACGCCGCCGGTCGTCTCGATGAAGACGTCGGAGAAGAACATGTTGGTGTCGATGCGCACCGACGCCACGTGGGCCATGTGCACCGAGTGTTCGAGCTTGCCGAACCACTCCGGGGTGTAGCGCACCACGCTGGTCGGGGTGATGAGCACCTGCACCGGCAGCAGGCGGTTGCCTCGACTCAGCCGGCTGGCGCGGAACACGTGACCGGCCGCGAAGGGCCGCCCCTTGAACCAGATCAGGATCGCCGCGGCGAGCACGAGCACCGCCACGCCCGCCAGCAGGAGGCCCGCAATCCCCGTTGCCGTCAGCACAGCCGCAGCGTATCGCAGAATGCCGTTATGCCGCGATGTCGGGAACGCCGGCAATGCCGACGTCGGCCAGGCGTTCGGGCCAGGACCTGGAGCCCGGTGGCTGGAAGCCGGCGCCCGGAACACGAAGCCCAGCGCCCGGTGCTCGTTGTCGGGTGCCCGGTGCCCGGAACCCCGTGCCCGGCATCCAGCGCCCGGTGCCCGGTGCCCGGTGCCCGGTGCCCGGTGCGTTACAGTGACCCTCGATGGGCACCTTGTTCTCCGAACTCGGCCCGCTCCGCGCCGCGAAGGCGCGTGGCCCGCTCATCTACGCCGACGCCAACGTGCCGGCGCCCCTGGTCGGCTTCATGCGCGACAGGCTCGGCTGGGACGTGCTGCACGTGATAGAGGAACCCGAGTGGCGGCGCGCCACCGACCTGGCGCACTTCCTGCGGGCCCGGGACCTGCACCGCACCCTGGTCACGCTCGACCACGACTTTCTGGATCACCGGCGATTCCCGCCCTCCGACGGCCCGGGCACCATCGTGTTGAGCGCGCCGGACGAACGAGGCCTGCGGACGCTCCTCGCCCAGGTCGATACATTTCTGCGTGAGCGGCCTGCCGATCGCCCCCTGGTCGGCCGCACACTGAGCCTGCACCCGGGCTGGACCGCCCGTTCCTCATGCTGATCCTCGACGGCGCCCACGTAGTCCTTCCCGACCGCATCCTCTCGCCCGGGCGCGTCGTCATCGACGGCGACCGTGTCG from Luteitalea sp. TBR-22 includes:
- a CDS encoding DUF5615 family PIN-like protein, whose protein sequence is MGTLFSELGPLRAAKARGPLIYADANVPAPLVGFMRDRLGWDVLHVIEEPEWRRATDLAHFLRARDLHRTLVTLDHDFLDHRRFPPSDGPGTIVLSAPDERGLRTLLAQVDTFLRERPADRPLVGRTLSLHPGWTARSSC
- a CDS encoding FAD-binding oxidoreductase produces the protein MPDALTLVVRSLTAPTPTTRRLVLALDGVPFTYQAGQAASIGLHGQRERRPYSIASAPADTATDDRIEFLLRAGPSGSLGRHLDAVRDGARVDFEGPYGSFLLPDDLPPTAPLLFIAGGTGLAPLRSLAREARARGHQGPRHLLYSVRDADDVAYREELASWEADHGGDAVVTVTRRPGEGWAGHRGRIGLSLLRRFAGPPAPLCFLCGPPGMVDDLTHQLSQLGVPADHVRTEQWTPSA